DNA sequence from the Acinonyx jubatus isolate Ajub_Pintada_27869175 chromosome A3, VMU_Ajub_asm_v1.0, whole genome shotgun sequence genome:
tttgtttcctctaaCGGAATTTAGGTACTGATATCTCATTTTGAAACTTGGTTTTAAATAACTTCATAGAAATTACTTTATATGCACAAAATGAACTTGTTTCACATAATGAAATTTATGTACTTGTATCACtttgaaattgcattttaaatcagttttatttgCAACATAAAACTATTTTCTCAAAAGTGTTTCCATTCAACAAACAGTGAGTCGAGCACTTACTGTAGGTACAAGtggctataaaaaagaaatacaagacatTAGGAAACATTCCTCCAGACAAACGATGGAATGACAatctctttatccttttaattattaaagaaaactttttcaaataaaaagtcaCTGATCATCCCATTGTTTTAACCACAatagctgttttcatttttagtattatCTCCCTTCTTTTGTCTATATATACAATCATAACAAActtttttacattctattttttcacataatttaaacatttaccGTCCATATTTTAAGACCTGTGTATAACTGACACCAAATATTATGTCTTTGTGCTATTTTACTGTGTATCGTACTTGTAACTGTTGCTTCCAAAATTTAGTAGATTGGAGATTGTTGTTTCTCACATTTAGATTAATTTGTCTGGGaaacatttcttatatttgtttCAACTTTACTTTCTTGtgtgtgaaatttctttttatgtcctttgctcatttatctTTTGCAGTCTTGTGTTTCACACACATCTAAGTGGCCTGCCCCGGTGTCCCAGTTTCCCAGTGTTTTGTCTCTCGGGAGCTGACAGTTTTAGTCATTAACTTACCCTTCTACTAAATGGTTAATGTAcaccttttttccttatttattacttataataGAGGAAAGTATTACACAGGGGGATCACTTTGGAAGAAATGTGTCCTGTTAACATAATTAGTACAAATTAatcatagctaacattttttctcattgtaagtaaagatgggaaaattaaaaagcaaaattactgAAATGGTTTACATCCTTGTATCTACGTAGATAAAACGAATATGTTTGATCTGAGACCAATGGCAGGGGGGAACCTTTTTACCTTTTTGGCCCCACAATCCTAAAGGGAAGCCCCTTGACCCTTTGTATCTCCCTCCTAGCCACCTCCCAACATTATTCTTTGCTCTATTAGCAGGTCTCACAGTTGTATCTTCAGATAGTTATTGACTAGGTTGGAGCAGTGGTGAGTATAATGTTTCTCCTCCAACCTTAAACCTAGTAACATTATCAGACATTTGGGAAGTCTTGAACATATTTAATAtcagtgtttctttttcattttgaaaattgacTTTTGTCTTTGAACACTTTGTTTCAACAGAGTCAGACAGAAAAATTAGCAAAGGTTTACCAGCCAAAACGCTCAGTCTTATCTCCTAAAAGTACTATTTCTGTCGCCCACCTTCTGGCTGCAAGACAGGACTTGTCGAAGATTTTAAGGACAAGCAGTGGCTCTATAAGAGAAAAGACTGCCTGTGCCATCAATAAGGTGATTAAAGtatcttcacttttctttcacatacatttatttctatttataaaaatacagcaGTTTAAAACCTCTTTCTTACCCCATAGGTGTTGATGGGCAGGGTGCCTGACAGAGGAGGTAGACCCAACGAAATTGAACCTCCGCCTCCAGAGATGCCACCATGGCAGAAAAGGCAAGATGGCCCCCAGCAGCAAGCAGGAGGccgaggaggagggagaggtggtTATGAACATTCCTCATATGGAGGACGAGGAGGTCATGaacaaggaggagggagaggtggacGTGGTGGCTATGACCATGGTAGCCgcgggggaggaagaggaaataagCATCAAGGAGGCTGGACGGAtggagggagtggaggaggaggaggtggctaCCAAGATGGTGGTTATCGAGATTCAGGTTTCCAGCCAGGTGGCTATCATGGTGGTGGCCACAGTGGTAGTTATCAAGGTGGTGGTTATGGTGGCTTCCAAACATCTACATATACAGGAAGTGGTTACCAGGGTGGTGGGTACCAGCAGGACAATAGATACCAAGATGGTGGGCATCATAGTGATCGAGGCAGTGGTCGTGGAGGGAGAGGTGGTCGTGGAGGCCGGGGTGGACgtggaggccagggaggaggttggggaggaagggggagccaGAATTATCACCAAGGGGGACAGTTTGAACAGCACTTCCAGCATGGAGGTTACCAGTATAATCATTCTGGATTTGGACAGGGAAGACATTATACTAGTTGAGGCTACGGAACCTTACATTTTGCTAGAGCTCAAGTAATAGAAACTTAGTTTCAGAATTCTGAGTCCAGCAACAATTTTGAATTAATGTGAGACCACAGGTGGCAGGCAGATTCCTGCTTGGCATAAGTATTTGTAGGTCTTCAttcaattctgtttttgttttttttttttaaggacttacATAATGCAGTTTGTTTGAGAAACATATACAACCTCTCTCCTTTgtatgaagaattttttaaaaggtaattaaaattgCCTTTAATTGACCAGTAGACTAATTCCACAGTCAGAACACGTGTACTTTTTGGGGAAGAAATTACTTGAATAAGTAGTTTTCAAAAAGCAGTTTTGAAAATGAGGATTCTCCTagatttttttagatttacaacTAGGAAGGCTTCCTCATATTAACAGTCCATTTATATGTGTTTTCCTTGAAGTATTCTAATGCCTATTTTCCAAGCACAGTTCTGCCCCGATTGGCTTTTTATTCAGAGAGATTATGCCACATTTGCTTCATGATAGAACTTTGGGTCTGTTCCTATTAAATGAGCTCTTCTGCAGATAGCACATTCAGTAGCCTTATTCTTTTGATGGAATACTGTACCATATGCTCAACTCTGAAAACCTTGAACACGGCCAAAATCCGTAAAGATTATAAAAGCAAACTAAGTTGTGAACCTATAATACATGTAGGCATTTATATAGTATAGCAATTCAAACTGACCTGCATCCATTCAAAACAAGTTCCTCCTTAAACcttatttttacttgaaatgtTAGAAGAAACAGCAAACTGAAATTTGTTTTATGCACGAGTTAATACCACTGGCTCAGCAAATACAAAATTAGTTTGCTTGGGGCAGGAGACTTTTTTTGTAATGGAAGAAATGCACTACCAAGTAAGAGGACAGATTTTTGCTTAGTGCAGGAGGCCCTTTATTATTGCTGCAGAAAACAAAAGCCTGGCTGAGTTGATGTTTTACATTCTCCTTTACTGAAATCTACATGAAGCTTCGGGCTGGGTTTTTGTAAACGTAAACATTGTCAAGCTGTGAAAGAAAATGGCTGGAGGTGTGCTTTGTGTGAAAGGTGAGCAATAAAGTATCTGTATGTTCTCTCTCTGGTTTGAGTTTTCTTTTagctacttttaaaaactgaattgttGTGGATACTTGTTTCCAGCTTAAGAGCTAAGAGTTTGTTTCCCCAAAGATTATTGAGTGcttctttaaaacataatttgtaaTGAAAGATAATCCTTACCCTAAGGccataaataattgaaaatacgTATTTCCAAATTTACCTTTCACTAGAACATTACAGCTAGAAAGCTTCACTACTCATTTCTGGCCACTGGGGGGAGCTGTTGTTACACAATGTATTAGGCAAAGATAAATTAATGACCGTAatctttcagggtttttttttatttcaccatTCTTCCTACGAATGAGggacatttttcttaaaaggaagTGAACTGAAAATATGTTTGTAAAAACAGGAATAGTATTTCCTTTTCCTACTAAATGTCTTGCCATAGAATAGCAATATTCTTTTTGCTATTGAGATAGGCACGTTCTTTTGGTAcctaaaaaccattttaaaagccTACCTtgatcattttgttaatttta
Encoded proteins:
- the FAM98A gene encoding protein FAM98A, with amino-acid sequence MECDLMETDILESLEDLGYKGPLLEDGALSQAVCAGASSPEFTKLCAWLVSELRVFCKLEENVQATNSPSEAEEFQLEVSGLLGEMNCPYLSLTSGDVTKRLLVQKNCLLLLTYLISELEAARMLCVNTPPKKAQEGGGSEVFQELKGICIALGMSKPPANITMFQFFSGIEKKLKETLAKVPPNHVGKPLLKKPMGPAHWEKIEAINQAVANEYEVRRKLLIKRLDVTVQSFGWSDRAKSQTEKLAKVYQPKRSVLSPKSTISVAHLLAARQDLSKILRTSSGSIREKTACAINKVLMGRVPDRGGRPNEIEPPPPEMPPWQKRQDGPQQQAGGRGGGRGGYEHSSYGGRGGHEQGGGRGGRGGYDHGSRGGGRGNKHQGGWTDGGSGGGGGGYQDGGYRDSGFQPGGYHGGGHSGSYQGGGYGGFQTSTYTGSGYQGGGYQQDNRYQDGGHHSDRGSGRGGRGGRGGRGGRGGQGGGWGGRGSQNYHQGGQFEQHFQHGGYQYNHSGFGQGRHYTS